The following are encoded together in the Oryzias melastigma strain HK-1 linkage group LG17, ASM292280v2, whole genome shotgun sequence genome:
- the LOC112147188 gene encoding ceramide synthase 2: MDLLPDLWKQEYWLPPGVTWKDMEQLADSDRPQPKDLLVALPLSLCFVALRHVFERFLAPPLCRWLGVKKRSQIAAAPSPQLESFYTQRSRHPTQKEVASLMLLCGKTQRQIEMWFRRRRNQDRPCQTKKFGEAAWRFFFYLTAFVAGLVSLFDRPWFWDHRECWRQYPFQPLERAHFWYYMLELGFYFSLLLRISVDIKRKDFKEQVIHHLATIILLSFSYCANYIRIGTLILLLHDSSDILLESAKMFHYGTGWKKTCDSLFVVFSVVFLVTRLVIFPSKLIRATLLLSMEVFEPFVGYYFFNILLMVLQVLHIFWAGLILRMVFKFLKGKLEKDERSDEESVVEEEENSEDENLDQRRDCYWEKSKETLNSRFSALTNNCVLNNLTHQRLSLPNRMAKSQ, encoded by the exons ATGGATCTGCTGCCTGACCTCTGGAAACAGGAGTACTGGCTTCCTCCTGGTGTGACCTGGAAAGACATGGAGCAGCTGGCAGACTCAGACAGACCTCAACCCAAGGATCTCCTCGTAGCTTTGCCCCTTTCCTTGTGCTTTGTTGCCCTGCGTCATGTTTTCGAGAG ATTtttggccccgcccctctgCAGGTGGCTCggggtaaaaaaaagatcacaaatAGCGGCTGCCCCCTCCCCACAGCTGGAGTCATTTTACACCCAGAGGAGCAGACACCCAACACAG AAGGAGGTTGCTAGTTTAATGCTCCTGTGCGGAAAAACCCAGAGGCAGATTGAGATGTGGTTCAGACGTCGTAGGAACCAAGACAGACCCTGTCAAACCAAGAAGTTTGGAGAAGCCGC CTGGAGGTTCTTCTTCTACCTCACAGCATTTGTTGCTGGATTAGTCAGTTTATTTGAT AGACCCTGGTTCTGGGACCACAGGGAGTGTTGGAGGCAGTATCCATTTCAg ccCTTGGAGAGAGCTCACTTCTGGTACTATATGCTGGAGTTGGGCTTCTATTTCTCTCTGCTCCTCCGGATCTCCGTGGACATCAAAAGGAAG GACTTTAAAGAACAAGTGATTCACCACTTGGCCACCATCATCCTGCTCAGTTTCTCCTATTGTGCTAATTACATTCGCATTGGGACTTTGATCTTGTTGCTTCACGACTCTTCTGATATCCTGCTGGAG TCTGCCAAGATGTTCCACTATGGCACCGGCTGGAAGAAGACGTGTGACTCtctgtttgtggtgttttctgTGGTTTTCCTTGTGACTCGGCTGGTTATTTTCCCCAGCAA ACTCATTCGCGCTACCCTGTTACTATCAATGGAGGTGTTCGAGCCCTTTGTTGGCTATTACTTTTTCAACATCCTGCTGATGGTGCTCCAGgttcttcacattttttgggCTGGCTTAATCCTACGCATGGTTTTTAAGTTCTTGAAAGGCAAG CTGGAAAAGGATGAACGCAGCGATGAAGAAAGTGTTGTTGAAGAGGAGGAGAATAGTGAAGATGAAAACCTGGATCAAAGGAGAGATTGCTATtgggaaaaaagcaaagaaactcTAAACTCCAGATTTTCTGCGCTAACCAACAATTGTGTCCTTAATAACCTGACCCATCAGAGGTTGTCTTTACCCAACAGGATGGCTAAATCTCAATAA
- the pdca gene encoding phosducin a, which yields MSSVQEEEELPANHTGPKGVINDWRRFKLDSVDQNVPQRKRELLRQMSNPRDDDKERVNRKMSVQEYEMIQDEDERCLKRYRKQCMQDMHERLSFGPKFECVHELESGEAFLEVIEKEHRLTLVVVHIYQHDVKGCEQMNSCLDCLATEYPTVKFCRIDAVATGAAERFSSEVLPTLLVYKSGELLGNFLSITKHFNEEFFATDVEAFLNEYGLLPEKEFAACADEEEDAADVE from the exons ATGTCATCggttcaggaggaggaagagttgCCTGCCAACCACACAG GTCCAAAAGGGGTGATCAATGACTGGCGAAGGTTTAAGCTGGACAGTGTGGACCAAAATGTCCCTCAAAGAAAGCGAGAGCTACTGAGACAAATGTCCAATCCTCGAGATGACGACAAGGAAAGAGTCAACAGAAAG ATGAGTGTGCAGGAGTACGAGATGATCCAGGACGAGGACGAGCGTTGCCTGAAACGCTATAGGAAACAGTGCATGCAGGACATGCACGAGCGCCTGAGCTTCGGTCCAAAGTTTGAATGTGTCCACGAGCTGGAGAGCGGAGAAGCTTTCCTGGAGGTGATAGAGAAGGAGCATCGGCTAACCCTGGTGGTAGTTCACATCTACCAACATGATGTCAAAG GCTGTGAGCAGATGAACTCATGCTTGGACTGCCTGGCAACAGAGTATCCCACTGTTAAGTTTTGTCGCATTGATGCCGTGGCAACAGGAGCTGCAGAGCGCTTCTCCTCTGAG GTCCTTCCCACCTTGCTGGTGTACAAATCTGGTGAACTACTGGGTAATTTCTTGTCCATCACCAAACACTTCAATGAAGAGTTCTTTGCAACAGACGTGGAGGCGTTCCTCAATGAATACGGCCTCTTACCTGAGAAAGAGTTTGCTGCGTGtgctgatgaggaagaggatgctGCGGATGTGGAGTGA
- the LOC112147643 gene encoding kinesin-associated protein 3 isoform X1: MQEDARCLKRKVTFGSLDVHPTEKALVVHYEVEAAVLGGGGGPVLGERKEGQKIIRLKSLSPTTDVAALAKKVVEECKFLPTSHLPQVEQLLYYLQNRKSSPVEGKAQTLERKEKRLVKPKDLTPFEGLELNEQAIITKVDEYVELLYEGIPEKIRGSALILQLARNPDNLEELLHDEAALGALARILREDWKQSVELATIIIYIFFCFSSFSQFHAVVSHYKIGALCMSVVEHELKRHDVWCEELRKKNKACESAPENGSLRRDQDKVLRKYQGLLAKQEQLLRVSLYLLLNLAEDTRTELKMRNKNIVGLLVKLLDRNDEELLVLVVSFLKKLSIFLENKNDMAEVDTVEKLGRLVPCEHEDLMNLTLRLLFNLSFDSGLKAKMVEVGLLPKLTALLGDENNRQVVIRILYHLSMEDRFRGMFAYTDCVPQLMQRLYEHGKEDMEPDLISILINLAANKKNAQVMCEGNGLKMLMKRALKTKTCLLMKMIRNISQHDGPTKALFIDYVGDLASEIRAEEEEEWVLECLGTLANLTIPDLDWELVLKEYNLVPYLKNRLKPVFFSGSADDDLILEVVIMIGTVSIDDACAVMLAKSGIIPALIELLNAQQEDDEFVCQIVYVFYQMVFHQATRDVIIKETQAPAYLIDLMHDKNAEIKKVCDNTLDIIAEYDEEWGKKIQSEKFRFHNNQWLEMVESRQADEPEPYLYDNERTNLFYSADGIISADGSVSPDLFSHFQPQNGDSHLTGDMSDVFDQTSSSPGRPATAYGFRPDEQPHYL; this comes from the exons atgcaAGAAGACGCGCGCTGCCTCAAACG CAAAGTGACTTTTGGGAGTCTGGACGTCCATCCCACAGAGAAGGCTCTGGTCGTCCACTATGAGGTGGAAGCTGCTGTGTTGGGAGGTGGTGGAGGTCCTGTGCTCGGTGAACGCAAGGAGGgacaaaaaat AATCCGTTTGAAGAGCCTCTCTCCTACCACAGATGTGGCAGCGTTGGCTAAGAAAGTGGTGGAGGAATGTAAATTTCTTCCTACCTCCCATTTGCCACAAGTAGAACAGCTCCTGTACTACCTCCAGAACAGGAAGTCCTCCCCGGTGGAGGGAAAAGCTCAGACAT TGGAAAGGAAAGAGAAACGACTAGTGAAGCCCAAAGATCTGACACCATTTGAAGGACTGGAG TTAAATGAACAAGCTATTATAACTAAAGTGGATGAGTATGTGGAGCTGCTCTATGAAGGCATCCCAGAAAAGATCCGAGGCTCTGCTCTCATCCTGCAGCTGGCCCGTAACCCTGACAACCTGGAGGAACTCCTGCACGATG AAGCAGCTCTTGGTGCTCTCGCTAGAATCCTGAGAGAAGACTGGAAACAGAGTGTGGAGCTGGCTACCATCATCATTTACATCTTTTTCTGCTTCTCCAG TTTTTCACAGTTTCACGCCGTGGTGAGTCACTATAAAATTGGAGCGCTGTGTATGAGTGTGGTGGAACATGAGCTGAAGAGACATGATGTTTGGTGTGAGGAGCTGCGCAAGAAAAACAAGGCtt GTGAATCAGCTCCAGAAAACGGCTCTCTGAGAAGAGATCAGGACAAAGTTCTGAGAAAATACCAAGGCCTGCTGGCTAAGCAGGAGCAGCTGCTCAGAG TCTCTCTTTATCTTTTGCTCAACCTTGCTGAGGACACGAGGACTGAACTGAagatgagaaacaaaaacatcgTTGGACTGCTGGTCAAACTTCTCGACCGCAATGATGAGGAGCTGCTGGTGCTGGTGGTTTCCTTCCTTAAAAAACTGTCCATTTTCCTGGAAAACAAGAACGACATG GCTGAGGTGGATACTGTGGAGAAGTTGGGACGTCTCGTTCCTTGTGAGCATGAGGACCTGATGAACTTAACTCTGCGTTTGCTGTTCAACCTCTCCTTTGACTCGGGACTCAAAGCCAAGATGGTGGAAGTTGGGTTGTTGCCTAAACTGACTGCATTGTTGG GAGATGAGAACAATCGTCAGGTCGTCATTCGGATCCTGTACCACCTCAGCATGGAAGACCGCTTCAGGGGCATGTTTGCTTACACTGACTGTGTTCCTCAG CTCATGCAAAGGCTTTATGAGCACGGCAAGGAGGACATGGAACCCGATCTTATCTCTATCCTCATCAACTTGGCAGCAAATAAGAAGAACGCTCAAGTCATGTGTGAAG GAAATGGACTCAAGATGCTCATGAAGAGAGCACTCAAGACTAAAACCTGTCTTCTGATGAAGATGATCAGAAACATCTCCCAGCATGATGGTCCAACAAAAGCTTTATTCATA GATTATGTGGGTGATCTAGCATCAGAAATCCgggctgaggaagaggaggaatgGGTTTTGGAGTGTCTGGGGACACTAGCAAACCTGACCATCCCGGACCTGGACTGGGAGTTGGTACTGAAGGAGTACAACCTGGTACCTTACCTCAAAAACAGACTCAAGCCAG TATTCTTTTCAGGCTCTGCAGACGATGACCTCATCTTGGAAGTGGTCATAATGATTGGAACTGTCTCTATAGATGATGCCTGCGCCGTCATGTTGGCTAAATCTGGCATTATTCCGGCTCTTATTGAGCTGCTAAATG CCCAGCAAGAGGATGACGAGTTTGTGTGTCAGATCGTTTACGTCTTCTATCAGATGGTGTTTCATCAGGCCACTCGCGACGTCATCATCAAGGAAACTC AAGCTCCAGCTTACCTGATAGATCTGATGCATGACAAGAATGCAGAGATCAAGAAAGTGTGTGACAACACTCTGGACATCATCGCT GAGTACGATGAGGAGTGGGGGAAGAAGATTCAATCAGAGAAGTTCCGTTTCCACAACAACCAATGGTTGGAGATGGTTGAGAGCCGCCAGGCGGATGAGCCGGAACCATATCTGTACGACAACGAGAGGACCAATCTGTTCTACAGCGCAG ATGGGATCATTTCAGCCGACGGTTCTGTCAGTCCGGATTTATTTTCTCACTTTCAGCCTCAGAATGGAGACTCCCACCTTACAGG agACATGAGTGATGTGTTTGACCAGACCAGCTCATCGCCTGGACGACCAGCCACTGCCTACGGCTTCAGACCGGACGAACAACCACACTATTtgtaa
- the LOC112147643 gene encoding kinesin-associated protein 3 isoform X2 → MQEDARCLKRKVTFGSLDVHPTEKALVVHYEVEAAVLGGGGGPVLGERKEGQKIIRLKSLSPTTDVAALAKKVVEECKFLPTSHLPQVEQLLYYLQNRKSSPVEGKAQTLERKEKRLVKPKDLTPFEGLELNEQAIITKVDEYVELLYEGIPEKIRGSALILQLARNPDNLEELLHDEAALGALARILREDWKQSVELATIIIYIFFCFSSFSQFHAVVSHYKIGALCMSVVEHELKRHDVWCEELRKKNKACESAPENGSLRRDQDKVLRKYQGLLAKQEQLLRVSLYLLLNLAEDTRTELKMRNKNIVGLLVKLLDRNDEELLVLVVSFLKKLSIFLENKNDMAEVDTVEKLGRLVPCEHEDLMNLTLRLLFNLSFDSGLKAKMVEVGLLPKLTALLGDENNRQVVIRILYHLSMEDRFRGMFAYTDCVPQLMQRLYEHGKEDMEPDLISILINLAANKKNAQVMCEGNGLKMLMKRALKTKTCLLMKMIRNISQHDGPTKALFIDYVGDLASEIRAEEEEEWVLECLGTLANLTIPDLDWELVLKEYNLVPYLKNRLKPGSADDDLILEVVIMIGTVSIDDACAVMLAKSGIIPALIELLNAQQEDDEFVCQIVYVFYQMVFHQATRDVIIKETQAPAYLIDLMHDKNAEIKKVCDNTLDIIAEYDEEWGKKIQSEKFRFHNNQWLEMVESRQADEPEPYLYDNERTNLFYSADGIISADGSVSPDLFSHFQPQNGDSHLTGDMSDVFDQTSSSPGRPATAYGFRPDEQPHYL, encoded by the exons atgcaAGAAGACGCGCGCTGCCTCAAACG CAAAGTGACTTTTGGGAGTCTGGACGTCCATCCCACAGAGAAGGCTCTGGTCGTCCACTATGAGGTGGAAGCTGCTGTGTTGGGAGGTGGTGGAGGTCCTGTGCTCGGTGAACGCAAGGAGGgacaaaaaat AATCCGTTTGAAGAGCCTCTCTCCTACCACAGATGTGGCAGCGTTGGCTAAGAAAGTGGTGGAGGAATGTAAATTTCTTCCTACCTCCCATTTGCCACAAGTAGAACAGCTCCTGTACTACCTCCAGAACAGGAAGTCCTCCCCGGTGGAGGGAAAAGCTCAGACAT TGGAAAGGAAAGAGAAACGACTAGTGAAGCCCAAAGATCTGACACCATTTGAAGGACTGGAG TTAAATGAACAAGCTATTATAACTAAAGTGGATGAGTATGTGGAGCTGCTCTATGAAGGCATCCCAGAAAAGATCCGAGGCTCTGCTCTCATCCTGCAGCTGGCCCGTAACCCTGACAACCTGGAGGAACTCCTGCACGATG AAGCAGCTCTTGGTGCTCTCGCTAGAATCCTGAGAGAAGACTGGAAACAGAGTGTGGAGCTGGCTACCATCATCATTTACATCTTTTTCTGCTTCTCCAG TTTTTCACAGTTTCACGCCGTGGTGAGTCACTATAAAATTGGAGCGCTGTGTATGAGTGTGGTGGAACATGAGCTGAAGAGACATGATGTTTGGTGTGAGGAGCTGCGCAAGAAAAACAAGGCtt GTGAATCAGCTCCAGAAAACGGCTCTCTGAGAAGAGATCAGGACAAAGTTCTGAGAAAATACCAAGGCCTGCTGGCTAAGCAGGAGCAGCTGCTCAGAG TCTCTCTTTATCTTTTGCTCAACCTTGCTGAGGACACGAGGACTGAACTGAagatgagaaacaaaaacatcgTTGGACTGCTGGTCAAACTTCTCGACCGCAATGATGAGGAGCTGCTGGTGCTGGTGGTTTCCTTCCTTAAAAAACTGTCCATTTTCCTGGAAAACAAGAACGACATG GCTGAGGTGGATACTGTGGAGAAGTTGGGACGTCTCGTTCCTTGTGAGCATGAGGACCTGATGAACTTAACTCTGCGTTTGCTGTTCAACCTCTCCTTTGACTCGGGACTCAAAGCCAAGATGGTGGAAGTTGGGTTGTTGCCTAAACTGACTGCATTGTTGG GAGATGAGAACAATCGTCAGGTCGTCATTCGGATCCTGTACCACCTCAGCATGGAAGACCGCTTCAGGGGCATGTTTGCTTACACTGACTGTGTTCCTCAG CTCATGCAAAGGCTTTATGAGCACGGCAAGGAGGACATGGAACCCGATCTTATCTCTATCCTCATCAACTTGGCAGCAAATAAGAAGAACGCTCAAGTCATGTGTGAAG GAAATGGACTCAAGATGCTCATGAAGAGAGCACTCAAGACTAAAACCTGTCTTCTGATGAAGATGATCAGAAACATCTCCCAGCATGATGGTCCAACAAAAGCTTTATTCATA GATTATGTGGGTGATCTAGCATCAGAAATCCgggctgaggaagaggaggaatgGGTTTTGGAGTGTCTGGGGACACTAGCAAACCTGACCATCCCGGACCTGGACTGGGAGTTGGTACTGAAGGAGTACAACCTGGTACCTTACCTCAAAAACAGACTCAAGCCAG GCTCTGCAGACGATGACCTCATCTTGGAAGTGGTCATAATGATTGGAACTGTCTCTATAGATGATGCCTGCGCCGTCATGTTGGCTAAATCTGGCATTATTCCGGCTCTTATTGAGCTGCTAAATG CCCAGCAAGAGGATGACGAGTTTGTGTGTCAGATCGTTTACGTCTTCTATCAGATGGTGTTTCATCAGGCCACTCGCGACGTCATCATCAAGGAAACTC AAGCTCCAGCTTACCTGATAGATCTGATGCATGACAAGAATGCAGAGATCAAGAAAGTGTGTGACAACACTCTGGACATCATCGCT GAGTACGATGAGGAGTGGGGGAAGAAGATTCAATCAGAGAAGTTCCGTTTCCACAACAACCAATGGTTGGAGATGGTTGAGAGCCGCCAGGCGGATGAGCCGGAACCATATCTGTACGACAACGAGAGGACCAATCTGTTCTACAGCGCAG ATGGGATCATTTCAGCCGACGGTTCTGTCAGTCCGGATTTATTTTCTCACTTTCAGCCTCAGAATGGAGACTCCCACCTTACAGG agACATGAGTGATGTGTTTGACCAGACCAGCTCATCGCCTGGACGACCAGCCACTGCCTACGGCTTCAGACCGGACGAACAACCACACTATTtgtaa
- the LOC112147643 gene encoding kinesin-associated protein 3 isoform X3, whose amino-acid sequence MQEDARCLKRKVTFGSLDVHPTEKALVVHYEVEAAVLGGGGGPVLGERKEGQKIIRLKSLSPTTDVAALAKKVVEECKFLPTSHLPQVEQLLYYLQNRKSSPVEGKAQTLERKEKRLVKPKDLTPFEGLELNEQAIITKVDEYVELLYEGIPEKIRGSALILQLARNPDNLEELLHDEAALGALARILREDWKQSVELATIIIYIFFCFSSFSQFHAVVSHYKIGALCMSVVEHELKRHDVWCEELRKKNKACESAPENGSLRRDQDKVLRKYQGLLAKQEQLLRVSLYLLLNLAEDTRTELKMRNKNIVGLLVKLLDRNDEELLVLVVSFLKKLSIFLENKNDMAEVDTVEKLGRLVPCEHEDLMNLTLRLLFNLSFDSGLKAKMVEVGLLPKLTALLGDENNRQVVIRILYHLSMEDRFRGMFAYTDCVPQLMQRLYEHGKEDMEPDLISILINLAANKKNAQVMCEGNGLKMLMKRALKTKTCLLMKMIRNISQHDGPTKALFIDYVGDLASEIRAEEEEEWVLECLGTLANLTIPDLDWELVLKEYNLVPYLKNRLKPDDACAVMLAKSGIIPALIELLNAQQEDDEFVCQIVYVFYQMVFHQATRDVIIKETQAPAYLIDLMHDKNAEIKKVCDNTLDIIAEYDEEWGKKIQSEKFRFHNNQWLEMVESRQADEPEPYLYDNERTNLFYSADGIISADGSVSPDLFSHFQPQNGDSHLTGDMSDVFDQTSSSPGRPATAYGFRPDEQPHYL is encoded by the exons atgcaAGAAGACGCGCGCTGCCTCAAACG CAAAGTGACTTTTGGGAGTCTGGACGTCCATCCCACAGAGAAGGCTCTGGTCGTCCACTATGAGGTGGAAGCTGCTGTGTTGGGAGGTGGTGGAGGTCCTGTGCTCGGTGAACGCAAGGAGGgacaaaaaat AATCCGTTTGAAGAGCCTCTCTCCTACCACAGATGTGGCAGCGTTGGCTAAGAAAGTGGTGGAGGAATGTAAATTTCTTCCTACCTCCCATTTGCCACAAGTAGAACAGCTCCTGTACTACCTCCAGAACAGGAAGTCCTCCCCGGTGGAGGGAAAAGCTCAGACAT TGGAAAGGAAAGAGAAACGACTAGTGAAGCCCAAAGATCTGACACCATTTGAAGGACTGGAG TTAAATGAACAAGCTATTATAACTAAAGTGGATGAGTATGTGGAGCTGCTCTATGAAGGCATCCCAGAAAAGATCCGAGGCTCTGCTCTCATCCTGCAGCTGGCCCGTAACCCTGACAACCTGGAGGAACTCCTGCACGATG AAGCAGCTCTTGGTGCTCTCGCTAGAATCCTGAGAGAAGACTGGAAACAGAGTGTGGAGCTGGCTACCATCATCATTTACATCTTTTTCTGCTTCTCCAG TTTTTCACAGTTTCACGCCGTGGTGAGTCACTATAAAATTGGAGCGCTGTGTATGAGTGTGGTGGAACATGAGCTGAAGAGACATGATGTTTGGTGTGAGGAGCTGCGCAAGAAAAACAAGGCtt GTGAATCAGCTCCAGAAAACGGCTCTCTGAGAAGAGATCAGGACAAAGTTCTGAGAAAATACCAAGGCCTGCTGGCTAAGCAGGAGCAGCTGCTCAGAG TCTCTCTTTATCTTTTGCTCAACCTTGCTGAGGACACGAGGACTGAACTGAagatgagaaacaaaaacatcgTTGGACTGCTGGTCAAACTTCTCGACCGCAATGATGAGGAGCTGCTGGTGCTGGTGGTTTCCTTCCTTAAAAAACTGTCCATTTTCCTGGAAAACAAGAACGACATG GCTGAGGTGGATACTGTGGAGAAGTTGGGACGTCTCGTTCCTTGTGAGCATGAGGACCTGATGAACTTAACTCTGCGTTTGCTGTTCAACCTCTCCTTTGACTCGGGACTCAAAGCCAAGATGGTGGAAGTTGGGTTGTTGCCTAAACTGACTGCATTGTTGG GAGATGAGAACAATCGTCAGGTCGTCATTCGGATCCTGTACCACCTCAGCATGGAAGACCGCTTCAGGGGCATGTTTGCTTACACTGACTGTGTTCCTCAG CTCATGCAAAGGCTTTATGAGCACGGCAAGGAGGACATGGAACCCGATCTTATCTCTATCCTCATCAACTTGGCAGCAAATAAGAAGAACGCTCAAGTCATGTGTGAAG GAAATGGACTCAAGATGCTCATGAAGAGAGCACTCAAGACTAAAACCTGTCTTCTGATGAAGATGATCAGAAACATCTCCCAGCATGATGGTCCAACAAAAGCTTTATTCATA GATTATGTGGGTGATCTAGCATCAGAAATCCgggctgaggaagaggaggaatgGGTTTTGGAGTGTCTGGGGACACTAGCAAACCTGACCATCCCGGACCTGGACTGGGAGTTGGTACTGAAGGAGTACAACCTGGTACCTTACCTCAAAAACAGACTCAAGCCAG ATGATGCCTGCGCCGTCATGTTGGCTAAATCTGGCATTATTCCGGCTCTTATTGAGCTGCTAAATG CCCAGCAAGAGGATGACGAGTTTGTGTGTCAGATCGTTTACGTCTTCTATCAGATGGTGTTTCATCAGGCCACTCGCGACGTCATCATCAAGGAAACTC AAGCTCCAGCTTACCTGATAGATCTGATGCATGACAAGAATGCAGAGATCAAGAAAGTGTGTGACAACACTCTGGACATCATCGCT GAGTACGATGAGGAGTGGGGGAAGAAGATTCAATCAGAGAAGTTCCGTTTCCACAACAACCAATGGTTGGAGATGGTTGAGAGCCGCCAGGCGGATGAGCCGGAACCATATCTGTACGACAACGAGAGGACCAATCTGTTCTACAGCGCAG ATGGGATCATTTCAGCCGACGGTTCTGTCAGTCCGGATTTATTTTCTCACTTTCAGCCTCAGAATGGAGACTCCCACCTTACAGG agACATGAGTGATGTGTTTGACCAGACCAGCTCATCGCCTGGACGACCAGCCACTGCCTACGGCTTCAGACCGGACGAACAACCACACTATTtgtaa